In Candidatus Woesearchaeota archaeon, the DNA window TAATGTTTGCCGAATCATATGCAAGCGCATCTGCATTAGTTGATGCGTTTACTGCTTTAAAACAGCCTTTCTTGATTCAGGAATTTATTGATAACGATGGTTCAGATTACAGAGCAATTGTTGTCGGTGATGAAGTTGTGGCTTCAATGAAAAGGATTGCCGCTAAAGGTGAAAATCGTTCCAATGTTCATGCGGGAGGTTCTTGCGTGCCTTTTGATTTGCCTGCAAAATTTAAACATTCGGCAATTGCAGCTGCACGAGCTGTAAACGCTGACATTATTGCAGTGGATTTAATGGAAAGCGGGCACGGTCCGGTTGTTTTGGAAGTTAACTCTTCACCCGGATTACAAGGCATAACTGCTGCAACAGGTATAAACGTTGCAGATAAAATTGCTAAATTTTTAGCTGTAAAAACAATAAACCTAAAAAAAATTGATTCTAAACTATTGCCCAATTTAAAAATAAGCAACCAATCTAAACATTTATCAGTCAATATCAAAATTCGCAACGGTAAAATTATTCTGCCTGAATTTTTAACCAACGCAACATCGTTCAGAGAAGATGAAGAGTTAATATTTGAAGTTAAAAAAGGAAAATTAATTATTGAACGCATCTAATCTTTGATAATCAAACTTTCACCAGTCATTTCTTCAGGCTTTTTGATGTTTAAAATTTCTAATAATGTGGGCGCAACATCAGCAAGTATGCCTTTTCGTTTTAATTTTGCATTATAATTAAATAAATAAAGTGGAACAGGATTAGAAGTGTGAGCAGTGTCTGAATTATTGTACCCTTCTATCATATGCTCGCAGTTACCATGATCAGCAGTGATTATTGCGCAACCCCCCAAACCTTTTAACCTTTTTAAAATTTCGCCTAAACATTCGTCAACAGTTTCAACTGCTATTGTTGCAGCTTTTAATACGCCAGTATGCCCGACCATATCCGGATTTGCAAAATTTAATACAATGAAATCATAAGACGACATTTTCATCAACAATTCCTTAGTTATTTCATGAGCAGACATCTCCGGTTTCAGGTCATATGTTCTAACTTTAGGACTCTGGATTAAAACCCTGTCTTCACCCTTAAATGGTTTTTCATTTAATCCATTTAAAAAATAAGTTACATGCGCATATTTTTCAGTTTCAGCGATTCTTAACTGGGTTAAATTTTCTTGGCTTAACACCTCGCCCAATACTTTATCCGGGACATGTTTTGGAAATGCAATTTTAAGATGTTTTAATACCCTGTCATATTCAGTGAAAGTGACAAACGTAGTTTTTACATATTTACGTTTAAATTCTTTAAATTCTAAATCGACAAATGCATGGGTTAGTTGGCGAACACGATCTGGCCTAAAATTAAAAAAAATAATAGCCTCATTATCTTTTACACCATGATAATTGCCTACTACCATTGGAGGTATAAATTCGTCAGTTTTACCTTGCTTATATGCAGCTTTAATGGCTTCTTTTGCATTTTTATGGTAAAATGTTGAAGCATTTACAATATTATCATATGCTTTTTTGGTCCTTTCCCACCTTTTATCTCTATCCATCGCATAAAACCTTCCGGCAATTGTTGCAATTTGTCCAATACCTTTAAGTTTTCTTTCCAATCTTCTAATATATTTTTGAGCAGATTGCGGTTTTGTATCTCGGCCATCTAGGATAGCATGCACATAAACTTTTGAACCAAGCTTTTTAGCAAAATCAATTAATGCATATAAATGATTAATGTGAGAATGGACACCGCCATCGCTTACTAATCCGATTAAGTGCACATATTCATTTTTAGAAAAGATCTCTGCCAACGCTTGATTTTCAAAAAAACTTTTATCATTAATTCTTGAATCTATCAAAAGAAGTTCTTGTTTGATGATTCTGCCTGCGCCAATGTTTAAATGACCGACCTCTGAACTCCCCATCTGATATTCAGGTAAGCCAACTGCACTGCCAGAAGCTTTTAACACTGATTGCGGCGCTTCTTTTTCAAGCATGTCAAGTATGGGTTTTTTAGCTTGCTTGACAGCATTGCCTTTCTTGCTCCATGAAATTCCGTACCCATCTAATATAATTAACATTACTGGTTTTAATGGCGCTTTTTCACTGGTCATAATTTAGCAAACTCTCCGTTTTTTCCTAATTCTTTTTCAATTTCAACTAATCTTTCATATTTCGCAAGCCGTTCAGGTTTAGACGGGGCACCGGCCTTAATTTGTCCACAACCTATACCAACAGCTAAATCTGATATGAAAGTATCCATTGTTTCACCAGATCTATGGCTTACCATCACATTCCAATGATTCATTAAAGCAAACCGTCCAGCGTCAATCGCTTCTGTTAAAGTTCCTATCTGATTAACTTTTAAAAGTAATGCGTTGCACGATTTTTTGTGATATGCGGTATCAAGTCTTTCAAGATTTGTAACAAGTAAATCATCGCCAATTATCTGTAGCTTTCTGCCAAAATTCTTCGTAAATTCTGCAAAATGCTCAAATTGTTCTTGTTCAAAAGGATCCTCAATTGATATGATTGGATAATTATTGATAAGTTCTTCATAAACCTCTATCATTTTATGATGAGCAAGCTTTTTATTATTATACAAATAATGTCCTTCTTGACCAAAAATTTCAGATTTATAAAATTCTGAAGCCGCAACATCAATTGCAAATTTGACTTGTTTTGCATAACCTAAATTATCTACTGCTTTTTGCATTAAATCAAGAGCTTCCTGCGGTAATGATATATTTGGCGCAAAACCTCCTTCATCACCAAGTGTAGGTTTACCATATTTTAAAGTTATAACTTTCCCAAGTTCTTTAAAGATCTCTTTACTTTTTACCAGAGTTTCTGAGAAGGTTTTAAACCGCGGAACAATCATGAACTCTTGAAATTGAAGATTATTTTTTGCGTGTTTTCCGCCATTAATAATATTCATAAAAGGCACAGGAATCAAACGATTTTCACCGATGGAATGATATAATGTTTTCCCTAATTCAAGCGCCCTAACTCTTGCAATCGCCAAGCTTGTGCCAAGGATGGCGTTTCCGCCTAAATTTTTTTTATTTTCAGTCCCGTCAAGTTTACACATCAAATCATCAAGTTTTTCCTGTTCAGTAACGTTTTTGTTTAAAATATTTTTTTTAATAATTGTATTTACATTTTTTATTGCAGTATTAACACTGCCATCTTTATCTCTTAATTCCACTGTTTCATATTTACCGGTTGATGCGCCGGAGGGCACAGATGCCTTGGCACTGTAATTTTCAGTTGAAACTTTAACTTCAATTGTAGGCCTGAATCTAGAATCAAGTACCTCTCTAGCTTTTACCACTTTTATATGATTTTTCAGAAAAATCACCCTATATATTTTATTTCTTTAGTGCGTATATCTTTTAATGTTTTGCTTACTGCATTAATGTCTTCTGATCTTTTTTTTACTGATTGTTCAATATCTTTAATATCTTTTTCAAGTTTTTTTATGTCTATTTTAAAATTAAATTTTTGATTTAATAATTTTACTATCTCTTTAGCCCCTTTTATTCCCACATATAATGGATGCGCGAAAGTTTCTGCTAACAATATCATTGCGTCAATATTTCTTCTGCCAGCTAAACCCGGAAGCAGTCCTGACAAACCTATAATTGGTCCAACTAAACCAGAAATGTTATTATTAAGTTTTATTTCTTTTTTATATCGCGCAATTATTTTTTTATTGTTTGCAGTGCAATACACTTTAGGATTTTTGGGTTCACTTTGGAGTCCAATCCCGCCCAGGCATATCATTTCTTTACAGTGGTGCTTTTCTATGAATTCAAGTATTTTATAACATAGCTGGTATGTGCTAGGCTCATCAATTGGTTGGGCATCTCCCGTTAGAAACAAAAATTCCTGATTTTTAATTTTTTTGTGGTATAATACAATTTTAGGGATCTCAATTAAATTGTCTTCATTTACAAAAACTGAATACGGAAGATAATCAGATGTGAATTCTGCAACTTTATCAGCTTTCAATTCGCTTATCATAAAATCTATTGTTATCTTACCCACATTGCCTATGCCAGGTAAACCACCAATAAATATAGGATTAGAAATCTTAATATTTTGATTAATATTTTCTATTTTCCAGACCATCTAATAAGAATTAGTTTTAAGGTATTTAAAGTTTTGTGTTCCTTGTAAGTAAAAAGTCAAATACTGAAAAATTAACTTTACTTCTTTGAAAACCAATCAATCAAAAGCTCACTGACACTATCGGTCACAGACCGATAACATGCCCGCCATTCGGCTCAGTCAGCGCTACAAACGCAAGCTTTTGACTGCCGAATAACTAAGTCAAAAACAGGTAGAAAATAAGTGTATTTTATTGATTTAGGAATTTAAACCTTTCTTATTGTGCTCAATTACTCAATTATAATAATCCCTGTTCTTTTTTTGCTTTTCTCCTATACTTCCCGTAAGGATCTTCAGGAGCATATTTGGCAGGTTTTTTAGAATATGTTTTAGAACCGCATTTATTGCAAATTTCATTTAAAGTATAAATTTCACATTTTTGACAGAATAATATGTGTTTCATTTATTATGCTCATAACCTGAACTGACTATATTGAGTATTTATTCTTTATAAATACGTTTAAATTCAACTTCACCTTTACTTTTTTCAATATTTTTTGTAACGATTTCAATAACAGATTTAAGAATTTTTTCTGCTTCTTTATAATCTTTTGATTTAATGCTAATATTATATCTTCCTGCGCCAAAATATTTCATCTCAATTGCATCTTTATCTTTTTTCCATCCCTTATCTAACGCAGATTTAATCTCTTCAACACCTTCCGGCGCATAACTTTTAATTATGAATTCACCCCTAACCTCCACAATTGGAGGCTTAATTCGCTCACGGATAATTCTTTCTAATATTTCAGCTACTTTAGGATCAATATTAAATTTATTTATATTAACTTTATCAGTTGATACTTCTATAAAAAATTGGTGAAGCAAATCATATTTTTTTGAAATTGCTTCAAAAACGTCAGTATATATTTTTTGTACATCAGCTTTTAATTCCTTTGAAACAAATTCAATTAACTTTTCAGCTTTTTGTTCTTGCTTTATTTCTTCAATTTTATTTTTTCTTTGCATCTCATTAACGCGTCTTAACGATAAATCGATATGCCCTTTCTTTTTATCAACTTTAAGAACTTTACAAACTATCTTTTTTCCTACCGTAACATAATCGTTTAAACTCCGAATACGGCCCGGACTTATTTCAGATATATGGATCATACCTGTTTTATTTTCATAAATATCAAGAACAACGAAAACAGAATTAAAATAGATTTTTGTAACTGTGGATAAAACTAAATCTCCCTCTTCAGGAAATCCTTCTTTTTTAAGAAGCATTTATTCAAGAACCTCTAAAATTCTTGCTTTAATATTGGATTTTCCCCCTAGCGGTCGTGATATGTCTTTATTGCAAACCAGACAATTAACAGATGATGCGCTTTTACCAAAAATGATCTGTTCATTTTTACATTTAGGACATCTTACTTTTACAAATTTGCTTACAGTTTGTTTCATTTTGAACCTCTATTGGAATTCAACCTTTTTTGTTCTGATAGTATTTCTTTTTGGACTAGTTTTATTGCATACTTTGCATGTAAATCTTAAATCTGCTTTTTTACTTGTTTTTTTGTTATATCTTTTCCAGGAATTCAAAGCGCCCCTTGAAACTTTACCGAGGTTACCCGAACCCCTAGCCTGACTTCTTCTATTCATTCTTATCATTGAACCCTGGCTAAGTGGATGAGCAGTATTTCTGGTTCTATTTTTAGATAATGCAACTTTATGTTCTGAATGTGTTTTACAATGTTTACAATATCGTTTTATAAGTTTAGGTATCTTCATGTTCTAGTTAAGGAGTTATGTACCGTTTATAAAGCTTGTGGTCTATTACTATTCAACTTTTACTGCTTCAGCTTTCTCTTTTTGTATTAAAATGTCAGCAATTTCAACAGGAACATTAGCTACATCTTCGATTTTAAATGGACCATAAATTTCAAGTTCTTTACCTACAAATTTATCCACTTCTTTTTTAAATTTAATCAGTTTCATGTTTTGCACAGTTTCTTTTTTTGCTCTATTAATCTTAATTTTTTCAATATCTAATGTAGAATGCAGAACATTTTTACGATTTTCGTTTAACATTTTTAATAACAAATCATGCAATGAAATTTCTTCAGGTAATAAATTTTGACCAGTAATTAAACTTGAATTAGTTCTGCTTTTATTTATTACAAGTTCAATAATTTTTCGTTCCCTTTTTTCATATAGCTCTTTGATTATTTTTTTAATATTAGTTATTTCATTTAAAGTTTTCAATTTTTCTTGTTCATCAAATAACGACTGTTTATCAGCAGTTTGAAGTATTTCGCTTTTTTCAAGTAAATATTCACTAAAATCTTTAAAGAATGTGTTATCTAACTTTTGTAATTCTCCACGTTCTTTTTCTCTCCTAAGTATTTCAAACAAAATTTCATATGTAAGTTTAATGTGATCTTCACTCATCTGTTAACACTTCTATTAATTCCTAAGTCAAAAATCTTCGTTTCAAAAGTTAACTATATATCCACGAGAACTTTAATTCTGCGCGCTTAATAAAGTTCTTATATACTGTCTGCTAATACTTAAAAATAAACTTACCTTATTTATTAAGTTAAGTTTGCAAGTTTACAGGGATTAACTAACTTTTTTTAGATTAAATTTCTACTTCCCATGGATAAGTAAAAGCTAATTATTTATAAAGTATATCGAATCCTATAATGTTTAGTAAAACATATAGTTAAGTTTATATATAATCAACTTAAATTTTTAGTTAATGAAATCAAACCTTCAATATGAAACTTTAGAATTTAATAATTTAGGGAATGGTAAAATAAGAGCCATCCTGCTTAAATTTTTTTATTTTGATTTTGAAGTTAAAGAATTAGGAAGTTTTGATTTTTGTATAGAAAATGGCGCTATATCCGCAGATATTAACCAAAGTAAGCTCGAGAATAAATTTGCCAAAGTTTTAACCAAAGGAATATCTAACTTAACAAGTTCAT includes these proteins:
- a CDS encoding RimK family alpha-L-glutamate ligase, translating into MKAAIISLGSVSSQWISNELKKYFDKVDFLQLRKFEVTIDHKESQIFYDGEELGDYDCVYVRGSGKYAQLLRCISSILEQKERIYLPLKSSVFTIAHDKLLTNLYLQKAGVPMPCTYLVSNLETGKHMLKRIKYPIVLKFPEGTHGKGVMFAESYASASALVDAFTALKQPFLIQEFIDNDGSDYRAIVVGDEVVASMKRIAAKGENRSNVHAGGSCVPFDLPAKFKHSAIAAARAVNADIIAVDLMESGHGPVVLEVNSSPGLQGITAATGINVADKIAKFLAVKTINLKKIDSKLLPNLKISNQSKHLSVNIKIRNGKIILPEFLTNATSFREDEELIFEVKKGKLIIERI
- the gpmI gene encoding 2,3-bisphosphoglycerate-independent phosphoglycerate mutase yields the protein MTSEKAPLKPVMLIILDGYGISWSKKGNAVKQAKKPILDMLEKEAPQSVLKASGSAVGLPEYQMGSSEVGHLNIGAGRIIKQELLLIDSRINDKSFFENQALAEIFSKNEYVHLIGLVSDGGVHSHINHLYALIDFAKKLGSKVYVHAILDGRDTKPQSAQKYIRRLERKLKGIGQIATIAGRFYAMDRDKRWERTKKAYDNIVNASTFYHKNAKEAIKAAYKQGKTDEFIPPMVVGNYHGVKDNEAIIFFNFRPDRVRQLTHAFVDLEFKEFKRKYVKTTFVTFTEYDRVLKHLKIAFPKHVPDKVLGEVLSQENLTQLRIAETEKYAHVTYFLNGLNEKPFKGEDRVLIQSPKVRTYDLKPEMSAHEITKELLMKMSSYDFIVLNFANPDMVGHTGVLKAATIAVETVDECLGEILKRLKGLGGCAIITADHGNCEHMIEGYNNSDTAHTSNPVPLYLFNYNAKLKRKGILADVAPTLLEILNIKKPEEMTGESLIIKD
- the eno gene encoding phosphopyruvate hydratase, whose product is MFLKNHIKVVKAREVLDSRFRPTIEVKVSTENYSAKASVPSGASTGKYETVELRDKDGSVNTAIKNVNTIIKKNILNKNVTEQEKLDDLMCKLDGTENKKNLGGNAILGTSLAIARVRALELGKTLYHSIGENRLIPVPFMNIINGGKHAKNNLQFQEFMIVPRFKTFSETLVKSKEIFKELGKVITLKYGKPTLGDEGGFAPNISLPQEALDLMQKAVDNLGYAKQVKFAIDVAASEFYKSEIFGQEGHYLYNNKKLAHHKMIEVYEELINNYPIISIEDPFEQEQFEHFAEFTKNFGRKLQIIGDDLLVTNLERLDTAYHKKSCNALLLKVNQIGTLTEAIDAGRFALMNHWNVMVSHRSGETMDTFISDLAVGIGCGQIKAGAPSKPERLAKYERLVEIEKELGKNGEFAKL
- a CDS encoding PAC2 family protein; translated protein: MVWKIENINQNIKISNPIFIGGLPGIGNVGKITIDFMISELKADKVAEFTSDYLPYSVFVNEDNLIEIPKIVLYHKKIKNQEFLFLTGDAQPIDEPSTYQLCYKILEFIEKHHCKEMICLGGIGLQSEPKNPKVYCTANNKKIIARYKKEIKLNNNISGLVGPIIGLSGLLPGLAGRRNIDAMILLAETFAHPLYVGIKGAKEIVKLLNQKFNFKIDIKKLEKDIKDIEQSVKKRSEDINAVSKTLKDIRTKEIKYIG
- a CDS encoding RNA-protein complex protein Nop10, whose translation is MKHILFCQKCEIYTLNEICNKCGSKTYSKKPAKYAPEDPYGKYRRKAKKEQGLL
- a CDS encoding translation initiation factor IF-2 subunit alpha, which gives rise to MLLKKEGFPEEGDLVLSTVTKIYFNSVFVVLDIYENKTGMIHISEISPGRIRSLNDYVTVGKKIVCKVLKVDKKKGHIDLSLRRVNEMQRKNKIEEIKQEQKAEKLIEFVSKELKADVQKIYTDVFEAISKKYDLLHQFFIEVSTDKVNINKFNIDPKVAEILERIIRERIKPPIVEVRGEFIIKSYAPEGVEEIKSALDKGWKKDKDAIEMKYFGAGRYNISIKSKDYKEAEKILKSVIEIVTKNIEKSKGEVEFKRIYKE
- a CDS encoding 30S ribosomal protein S27e gives rise to the protein MKQTVSKFVKVRCPKCKNEQIIFGKSASSVNCLVCNKDISRPLGGKSNIKARILEVLE
- a CDS encoding 50S ribosomal protein L44e, producing the protein MKIPKLIKRYCKHCKTHSEHKVALSKNRTRNTAHPLSQGSMIRMNRRSQARGSGNLGKVSRGALNSWKRYNKKTSKKADLRFTCKVCNKTSPKRNTIRTKKVEFQ